In Nicotiana tabacum cultivar K326 chromosome 17, ASM71507v2, whole genome shotgun sequence, one DNA window encodes the following:
- the LOC107802387 gene encoding uncharacterized protein LOC107802387, translated as MNLSTIGTRSHSHSHHRTHSVSFPARSHPSSIKIEQVLNKIKTLESSFSSPKAAEEITHNAIFGLVELYKCIEEFLVLPMTQRALLQDQDDNLVMESLEISVRFIDICSNTLLNKWLLVSKLVHKGVLASEMQRKKLSELENVDISLNNLLLHKEGEAENIEFAQRNLETLDSSLVDCENGLEQLFRLLIRTRVSLLNILSH; from the exons ATGAACCTCTCAACAATTGGAACAAGGTCTCATTCTCATAGTCATCATCGTACCCATTCTGTTAGCTTTCCTGCTAGATCACATCCTAGCTCAATCAAGATTGAACAAGTCCTTAACAAGATAAAAACTTTGGAATCATCATTTTCTTCTCCAAAAGCAGCAGAAGAAATAACCCACAATGCTATTTTTGGCCTTGTCGAATTGTACAAGTGCATAGAGGAATTCCTCGTGTTGCCAATGACACAACGGGCTCTTCTTCAAGATCAAGACGATAATTTGGTGATGGAGTCGTTGGAAATATCTGTTAGATTCATAGATATCTGCAGCAACAC CCTACTAAATAAATGGTTGTTGGTTTCAAAGCTTGTGCACAAAGGGGTATTAGCGAGTGAAATGCAGAGGAAAAAGCTGAGCGAATTGGAAAATGTGGATATTTCCCTGAATAACTTGCTGCTCCATAAGGAAGGGGAAGCAGAAAACATCGAATTTGCACAAAGAAATTTGGAGACTCTGGATTCAAGCCTGGTAGATTGTGAAAATGGATTGGAGCAGTTGTTCAGACTTTTGATCCGCACTAGGGTTTCTCTTCTCAACATACTTTCTCATTAG
- the LOC107802389 gene encoding protein S-acyltransferase 10-like, translated as MVALCGGIFRDTWDGLSFFPCLSDPARRSTFCLKVALVMLHLIYAGVLFEFDKDLIQKTKQDPWYTTAYLLLLAATLAQYFITSGSSPGYVLDAMRAANETDASHNRTSITSNQPASSKNGSVVITIDRNQLEKNLLGSGTTSWAKLVMDMYPPGTSVRSVTCTYCNIMQPPRAKHCHDCDKCVLQFDHHCVWLGTCVGQGNHCRFWWYICSETALSLWTGTLYIQYLKSHVSKLWWSYAIVILLLAALSICLFFLLLLLLFHSYLILTNQTTYELVRRRRIPYLRNIPERVFPFSKGACRNSYEFCCARSSMYRMEPLPTAQELQEKSRPYTCLDFFACRCCC; from the exons atggtagCATTATGTGGCGGCATATTCCGCGACACATGGGATGGTCTCTCCTTCTTCCCCTGCCTCTCCGACCCCG CTCGGAGATCGACATTTTGCTTGAAAGTAGCACTGGTGATGTTGCACCTGATCTATGCTGGTGTTCTATTTGAATTTGACAAAGACTTGATTCAGAAAACCAAACAAGATCCCTG GTACACGACAGCGTATTTGCTGTTGCTTGCTGCTACACTGGCTCAATACTTCATCACCTCTGGTTCTTCTCCTGG CTATGTTCTTGATGCAATGAGGGCTGCCAATGAGACAGATGCATCACATAATAGGACATCAATAACCTCAAA CCAGCCTGCTTCAAGCAAAAATGGCAGTGTAGTTATTACGATCGACAGAAACCAGTTAGAAAAGAATCTTCTTGGGAGTGGTACAACATCTTGGGCAAAGCTAGTGATGGATATGTATCCTCCAGGAACATCTGTTAG AAGTGTGACGTGCACCTACTGTAATATTATGCAG CCTCCACGAGCTAAACATTGTCATGATTGTGACAAATGCGTTCTCCAGTTTGATCATCACTGTGTTTGGCTTGGCACATGCGTAGGACAGGGTAACCATTGCCGGTTTTG GTGGTACATTTGCTCAGAAACAGCCTTGTCCCTTTGGACTGGCACTTTATATATTCAATACTTGAAGTCTCACGTATCAAAGCTATG GTGGTCATATGCAATTGTGATATTGCTGTTAGCTGCTTTATCTATTTGCCtcttctttctcctcctcctcctcctattTCATAG CTATCTTATTTTGACAAATCAGACCACCTATGAGCTCGTTAGACGACGGCGCATCCCCTATTTGAG GAACATACCGGAAAGAGTTTTTCCATTTAGCAAAGGAGCATGCAGAAATTCATACGAGTTCTGCTGTGCTCGGAGCAGCATGTACAGGATGGAACCACTGCCAACAGCACAAGAACTTCAAGAGAAGTCAAGACCCTATACATGCTTGGATTTTTTTGCTTGTCGGTGTTGCTGTTGA